GCACCTCACCAAAAATGCATCTTTGGGTTGTGCGCCAAAGAAAGCGCCACCACTCCAAAACCTGTAGCAAATCGCCTCAGCTGTCTCTCGAATGCGGGTGAATAGAACGCCTTGACCATCAACGGCGCTGAATATCACTCCGCCTGTTTCAAAGGCGGTGAATAAGGTGCGGTTAAAGACGCTGAGGATGATTCTTGTATTGACAAATTTGTAGTAAGGACTGGCTGAACGAGTGCGAGAACCATAAACTACCACTCCCTGTCCTGGTAGATTGCGAATGCAGTTCACGCCATTGGGGTTGACTACTGCTTGTTCTGCCTTTTTGACAATCACTGCCACATCCTTCACCCCACGCATCGGGTACTTTGTCCCCGCTGCAGCCTGTTGGAATCCTTCAGCACGGTAACGGCGGAGCGCGATCGCAGCTACTCCAGCAGATGGCGGAATCGTGTTGTCGAATAAATCAACCACATAGGGGAAGAAATAAGCCAGATGTCCGCGTGCAGTTGTGTAGTTGGCAGATTCTGTTTGTGCTAGTGCCGGGGTATTAATAGTCCCACTAGGTCCAGAGTCAACGAATGTTATCCAGTCAAAGCCCTCTGTTGCACACAGGTTTTCCATCGCGGTGGCGACTGAGGTGCGATCGCTTTGGTTGGTCAATCCAGAAAAAGCTTCTGGGCAAATTAAAATACCTTGCTCGTGCAGGTCGGGGTCAAAGCTGTTTTGAATAGCGTAAACGTAATCGTCAGCCAGTCCAGGATAGGTGTTGACTGTCACTGAAAGGGTTGATCCTACCGGGGCTGTGGGGGATGTGACTGTAAAACTTGTGCCTACAGTATCCGATGTGATGATGAAAGTACTGTTTCCTGTGCCATCATCAGAAGCTGTCACCAGAGCGGCAACTGTGCCGTTACTGTTAGTTGCCCCAATCAACCCATCCACAATCTCTTGGGCGGTAGGGGTTGAATCTGCCGCGTAAGTGATGGCAGTACCGCTGACTGTTAAAGAGTAATTTCCTTCTGTTGGCGTGCCTGCCGTCACGGTTGCGATTTGCTTGGAGGCAGCACGAACAAAGAAAAGGATGCCATTAGAAATATTGTTAAAAAATAGTTTTACCGAATTGAGACTTGGGGAAGTCCCAAACTTGGTAACAAAATCATCAGCACTGGT
This portion of the Nostoc sp. GT001 genome encodes:
- a CDS encoding phage tail sheath subtilisin-like domain-containing protein; the encoded protein is MPQTLNINQLTAPGVYVYEDTAGVIPADIASFNRAYLIGTGTTGAYNTPTQVTSADDFVTKFGTSPSLNSVKLFFNNISNGILFFVRAASKQIATVTAGTPTEGNYSLTVSGTAITYAADSTPTAQEIVDGLIGATNSNGTVAALVTASDDGTGNSTFIITSDTVGTSFTVTSPTAPVGSTLSVTVNTYPGLADDYVYAIQNSFDPDLHEQGILICPEAFSGLTNQSDRTSVATAMENLCATEGFDWITFVDSGPSGTINTPALAQTESANYTTARGHLAYFFPYVVDLFDNTIPPSAGVAAIALRRYRAEGFQQAAAGTKYPMRGVKDVAVIVKKAEQAVVNPNGVNCIRNLPGQGVVVYGSRTRSASPYYKFVNTRIILSVFNRTLFTAFETGGVIFSAVDGQGVLFTRIRETAEAICYRFWSGGAFFGAQPKDAFLVRCDRSNNPAIDLEAGIVRVDIYVVPVPTLERLLIGSYRVAIDQIQQAAGAA